A genomic stretch from Candidatus Methanomassiliicoccus intestinalis Issoire-Mx1 includes:
- a CDS encoding endonuclease III domain-containing protein, with product MSQKVSCEVLDRLTKLFEGTESPTALAKTPTWNATPFTVLISTVLSQRNRDEITYAASERLFKKYPTPETLVDADLDDVNDIISNVNFHFNKAKAIKEISRILCEDYNSEVPKDINELVKLPMVGRKTANCLLGYAYRIDSICVDTHVHRISNRIGIVDSKTPEETEMQLQTAVPRDRWLEINDLFVRFGQEICTPQRPKHQICPLKDLCREFRNESE from the coding sequence ATGTCTCAGAAAGTATCTTGTGAAGTTTTAGACCGTCTTACAAAACTATTCGAAGGAACGGAATCTCCAACGGCATTAGCTAAAACCCCTACTTGGAATGCTACACCATTTACTGTTCTCATATCTACAGTACTGTCTCAGCGAAACCGGGATGAGATTACGTATGCTGCATCTGAAAGACTATTCAAGAAATATCCCACACCGGAAACACTTGTGGATGCTGATCTTGATGATGTGAATGATATAATCAGCAACGTTAATTTCCATTTCAATAAAGCTAAGGCGATTAAAGAGATTTCTAGAATATTGTGTGAAGACTACAACAGCGAGGTTCCGAAAGATATCAATGAACTCGTAAAGCTTCCAATGGTAGGGAGGAAAACCGCCAATTGTCTTCTTGGATATGCATATAGAATAGATTCAATCTGTGTTGACACTCATGTCCATAGAATCTCTAACAGGATTGGAATTGTAGATTCTAAGACACCTGAAGAAACTGAAATGCAGCTTCAGACTGCTGTACCTAGAGATCGATGGCTGGAAATTAACGATCTATTTGTGAGATTTGGGCAGGAAATCTGCACTCCTCAAAGACCTAAACATCAAATATGTCCTTTGAAAGATCTGTGCAGAGAATTTAGAAACGAATCTGAGTGA